The proteins below are encoded in one region of Saccopteryx leptura isolate mSacLep1 chromosome 1, mSacLep1_pri_phased_curated, whole genome shotgun sequence:
- the BTBD18 gene encoding BTB/POZ domain-containing protein 18: MCSASPKIIHRNPRFLRLAFLQLYHQQQSGTFCDVLLQAEAHEYASLHEITKCLGFPPGEVVPAHGCILSACSPFFTECLEQERPAQSCKVLLELQGLKISTLRTLVAYLYTSEMEVSLEEAQDVLSAARQLRISELESLQLEDGKLVKASQGRRLNRECLQPPNAAPVSARVVAPSHRPQTPLPVTQIPCPLGAGRWKLSGKDEGAQDKSYQQNAENLSGPLLLKRKVRACLAPQEEISLPSSHSQGSKENKSDPALGPTELSPPSLYPSVDKRLLPRKIRLSRLKPSPVVCTSKPSILGGPSSVPTAPGRRLWRQKNVSKEASEDKQKLGRASLLQSTPSPYGLGKMGGSKKRSPEVRAHNSDSAEEGQIRRVKLRKVVNGTCWEVVQEPPLKTSQDSPHVPEPGGSAEFLGTRPSSVNQQEMSSTRLGLCQGSPVCSRLQDTLLSASHSTNHPVVKSKCESSPEVGREAGFNVDCKEPCAFDAALLEHPYEAEQYRITSVAATSELEEILDFMLCGSDTELPAGSLEGPGAEGCRTPSYHLTETGKNWITGEEWYLPDMDLWPKELTGLEKESVSENKEPVEHFNSFVAPSKIREREVLSVEGSWTQDLEITSSQPLDDQRDRLLHIDSLDPPQRSYQNLSLPCSDWVDTRLEVSLTMDEVYPAPEPGKKVFSNSEVWGPLPASPEEEIDVVDWTSEERLVPTGIPSVWPDPSSESETEVDILT, translated from the exons ATGTGTTCTGCCAGTCCCAAAATCATACACAGGAACCCCAGGTTCCTCCGGTTGGCTTTTCTGCAGCTTTATCACCAGCAACAGAGTGGGACGTTCTGTGATGTTCTTCTGCAGGCAGAAG CTCACGAATATGCCAGTCTGCATGAAATAACCAAGTGTTTGGGTTTCCCTCCAGGTGAAGTAGTCCCAGCCCATGGCTGTATCCTGTCTGCCTGCAGCCCCTTCTTTACAGAGTGCCTGGAGCAGGAGAGGCCAGCTCAGAGTTGTAAGGTGTTGCTGGAGCTGCAGGGACTGAAGATCAGTACACTTAGGACACTGGTGGCCTACTTGTACACTTCAGAGATGGAAGTATCTCTAGAAGAAGCTCAGGATGTGCTCTCTGCTGCCCGTCAGCTTCGCATATCTGAGCTAGAATCCCTTCAGCTAGAGGATGGAAAGTTGGTGAAGGCCTCTCAGGGCCGAAGACTGAACCGGGAATGCTTACAACCTCCAAATGCTGCACCAGTCTCTGCCAGGGTGGTGGCACCCAGCCACCGTCCTCAAACACCACTGCCTGTTACCCAGATTCCTTGTCCGCTTGGGGCAGGGAGATGGAAGTTGTCAGGAAAGGATGAGGGGGCCCAGGATAAGAGCTACCAACAGAACGCAGAGAACTTGTCTGGCCCTCTTCTGCTCAAGAGGAAGGTCAGAGCCTGCCTGGCTCCTCAGGAAGAAATCTCTTTACCATCAAGCCACAGTCAGGGGTCTAAAGAAAACAAGAGTGACCCTGCCCTTGGTCCTACAGAACTATCCCCACCCAGCTTGTACCCCTCTGTGGATAAGCGACTATTGCCCAGAAAGATCAGGCTGAGTCGTTTGAAGCCATCACCTGTTGTCTGTACATCTAAGCCTTCCATTTTAGGCGGCCCAAGCTCAGTGCCAACAGCCCCTGGCCGGCGTCTTTGGCGACAAAAGAATGTAAGTAAAGAAGCGTCAGAGGACAAGCAGAAACTAGGGAGAGCTAGTCTTCTACAGAGTACGCCAAGCCCATATGGTCTTGGGAAGATGGGTGGGAGTAAGAAGCGAAGCCCTGAAGTCAGGGCCCATAACTCAGACTCTGCAGAGGAGGGGCAGATTAGGAGAGTGAAACTTAGGAAGGTTGTCAATGGGACCTGCTGGGAGGTGGTGCAAGAGCCTCCCCTCAAAACCTCTCAAGATAGTCCTCATGTTCCAGAACCTGGAGGCTCAGCAGAGTTTCTAGGGACTCGGCCATCCTCAGTTAACCAGCAAGAAATGTCATCAACTAGACTAGGCCTGTGTCAGGGCTCTCCAGTGTGCTCTAGGCTACAAGACACTCTGCTCTCTGCTAGCCACTCGACAAACCACCCAGTAGTGAAGTCCAAGTGTGAGTCCAGTCCAGAGGTAGGGAGGGAAGCTGGGTTCAACGTTGACTGCAAAGAGCCATGTGCATTTGACGCAGCCCTGCTGGAGCACCCCTATGAAGCTGAGCAGTACCGAATCACAAGTGTTGCTGCCACCAGTGAGCTGGAGGAGATCTTGGACTTCATGCTGTGTGGTTCAGACACTGAGCTACCTGCAGGATCTCTGgagggtcctggggctgagggctGTAGGACTCCTAGTTATCACCTGACAGAAACAGGAAAGAACTGGATCACAGGGGAAGAATGGTATTTACCAGACATGGATCTCTGGCCCAAAGAGCTCACAGGATTGGAAAAGGAATCTGTTAGTGAAAACAAAGAGCCAGTTGAACACTTTAACTCCTTTGTCGCTCCCTCTAAGATTAGGGAAAGGGAGGTGCTTTCAGTAGAAGGCTCTTGGACTCAAGACCTAGAAATTACCAGCTCCCAGCCACTGGATGATCAGAGAGACCGACTTCTCCACATTGACTCTCTTGACCCTCCTCAGAGGTCCTACCAAAACCTTTCACTTCCCTGTTCAGACTGGGTGGACACTAGGCTGGAAGTGTCCCTAACTATGGATGAGGTGTACCCTGCTCCAGAACCAGGCAAGAAAGTATTTAGCAACTCTGAGGTTTGGGGCCCACTTCCTGCCAGCCCTGAAGAAGAGATTGACGTGGTAGACTGGACATCAGAGGAAAGACTGGTGCCCACCGGTATTCCCTCGGTATGGCCTGACCCTTCCTCAGAGTCAGAAACAGAGGTAGACATCCTAACCTAG
- the SELENOH gene encoding selenoprotein H — protein sequence MASRGRKRKAEAAVAAAAEKQEKLAGGQKEVEEATVVIEHCTSURVYGRNAAALSQALRLEAPELPVKVNPTKPRRGSFEVMLLRPDGSSAELWTGIKKGPPRKLKFPEPQEVVEKLKKYLA from the exons ATGGCTTCCCGCGGGAGGAAGCGAAAGGCCGAGGCGGCGGTGGCCGCGGCAGCCGAGAAGCAGGAGAAGCTGGCTGGCGGCCAGAAGGAAGTGGAGGAGGCGACTGTCGTTATCGAGCATTG CACGAGTTGACGCGTGTACGGGCGCAACGCCGCGGCCCTGAGCCAGGCGCTGCGCCTGGAGGCCCCGGAGCTTCCAGTGAAGGTGAATCCTACCAAGCCCCGGAGGGGGAGTTTCGAGGTGATGCTGCTGCGCCCCGACGGCAGCA GTGCAGAGCTCTGGACTGGTATTAAGAAGGGGCCCCCACGCAAACTCAAGTTCCCTGAGCCGCAAGAGGTGGTGGAGAAGCTGAAGAAGTACCTTGCGTAG
- the TMX2 gene encoding thioredoxin-related transmembrane protein 2 isoform X1, with protein sequence MAVLAPLIALVYSVPRLSRWLARPYYLLSALLSAAFLVVRKLPPLCHTLPTQREDGNPCDFDWREVEILMFLSAIVMMKNRRSITVEQHVGNIFMFSKVANAILFFRLDIRLGLLYIILCVVFLMTCKPPLYMGPEYIKYFNDKTIDEELERNKKVTWIVEFFANWSNDCQSFAPIYADLSLKYNCTGLHFGKVDVGRYTDVSTRYKVSTSPLTKQLPTLILFQGGKEVMRRPQIDKKGRAVSWTFSEENVIREFSLNELYQRAKKQRKTGDNIPEEHSVAPAPTAGPDGESKKDQ encoded by the exons ATGGCGGTCTTGGCACCTTTGATTGCTTTGGTGTATTCGGTGCCGCGCCTTTCACGATGGCTGGCCAGACCTTACTACCTACTGTCAGCCCTGCTCTCTGCTGCCTTCCTAGTCGTGAGGAAGCTACCCCCACTGTGTCACACTCTCCCCACCCAACGCGAAGACGGCAATCCGTGTGACTTTGACTGG AGAGAAGTAGAGATCCTGATGTTTCTCAGTGCCATTGTGATGATGAAGAATCGCAGGTCCA TCACTGTGGAGCAACATGTAGGCAACATCTTCATGTTTAGTAAAGTGGCCAATGCAATTCTTTTCTTCCGCCTGGATATTCGCCTGGGCCTGCTTTACATCATACTCTGCGTTG tatTCCTGATGACGTGTAAACCTCCCCTGTACATGGGCCCTGAGTACATCAAGTACTTCAACGATAAAACCATTGAT GAAGAGCTGGAGAGGAACAAGAAGGTCACTTGGATTGTGGAGTTCTTTGCCAATTGGTCTAATGACTGCCAATCGTTTGCTCCAATCTACGCTGATCTCTCCCTCAA GTACAATTGTACAGGGCTACATTTTGGGAAGGTGGACGTTGGCCGCTACACTGATGTTAGCACCCG GTACAAGGTGAGCACATCTCCCCTCACCAAGCAGCTCCCTACACTCATCCTGTTCCAAGGTGGCAAGGAAGTCATGCGGCGGCCACAGATCGACAAGAAAGGACGAGCTGTTTCTTGGACTTTCTCTGAG GAGAATGTGATCCGAGAATTCAGCTTGAATGAACTGTATCAGCGGGCCAAGAAGCAACGGAAGACTGGAGATAATATTCCCGAGGAGCATTCTGTGGCCCCTGCCCCCACAGCAGGGCCAGATGGGGAGAGCAAGAAGGACCAATAG
- the TMX2 gene encoding thioredoxin-related transmembrane protein 2 isoform X2, which produces MAVLAPLIALVYSVPRLSRWLARPYYLLSALLSAAFLVVRKLPPLCHTLPTQREDGNPCDFDWREVEILMFLSAIVMMKNRRSITVEQHVGNIFMFSKVANAILFFRLDIRLGLLYIILCVVFLMTCKPPLYMGPEYIKYFNDKTIDEELERNKKVTWIVEFFANWSNDCQSFAPIYADLSLKYNCTGLHFGKVDVGRYTDVQGEHISPHQAAPYTHPVPRWQGSHAAATDRQERTSCFLDFL; this is translated from the exons ATGGCGGTCTTGGCACCTTTGATTGCTTTGGTGTATTCGGTGCCGCGCCTTTCACGATGGCTGGCCAGACCTTACTACCTACTGTCAGCCCTGCTCTCTGCTGCCTTCCTAGTCGTGAGGAAGCTACCCCCACTGTGTCACACTCTCCCCACCCAACGCGAAGACGGCAATCCGTGTGACTTTGACTGG AGAGAAGTAGAGATCCTGATGTTTCTCAGTGCCATTGTGATGATGAAGAATCGCAGGTCCA TCACTGTGGAGCAACATGTAGGCAACATCTTCATGTTTAGTAAAGTGGCCAATGCAATTCTTTTCTTCCGCCTGGATATTCGCCTGGGCCTGCTTTACATCATACTCTGCGTTG tatTCCTGATGACGTGTAAACCTCCCCTGTACATGGGCCCTGAGTACATCAAGTACTTCAACGATAAAACCATTGAT GAAGAGCTGGAGAGGAACAAGAAGGTCACTTGGATTGTGGAGTTCTTTGCCAATTGGTCTAATGACTGCCAATCGTTTGCTCCAATCTACGCTGATCTCTCCCTCAA GTACAATTGTACAGGGCTACATTTTGGGAAGGTGGACGTTGGCCGCTACACTGAT GTACAAGGTGAGCACATCTCCCCTCACCAAGCAGCTCCCTACACTCATCCTGTTCCAAGGTGGCAAGGAAGTCATGCGGCGGCCACAGATCGACAAGAAAGGACGAGCTGTTTCTTGGACTTTCTCTGA
- the MED19 gene encoding mediator of RNA polymerase II transcription subunit 19 has product MKITSARHRDSAGAEGKMENFTALFGAQADPPPPPSALGFGPGKPPPPPPPPPGGGPGTAPPPSAATAPAGADKSAAGCGPFYLMRELPGSTELTGSTNLITHYNLEHAYNKFCGKKVKEKLSNFLPDLPGMIDLPGSHDNSSLRSLIEKPPILGGSFNPITGTMLAGFRLHTGPLPEQCRLMHIQPPKKKNKHKHKQSRTQDPVPPETPSDSDHKKKKKKKEEDPERKRKKKEKKKKKNRHSPDHPGMGSSQASSSSSLR; this is encoded by the exons ATGAAAATCACCAGCGCCAGACACCGGGACAGCGCCGGGGCAGAAGGAAAGATGGAGAATTTCACGGCGCTGTTCGGAGCTCAGGCTGACCCACCACCGCCCCCAAGCGCACTCGGCTTTGGACCAGGAAAACCTCCACCTCCGCCGCCCCCTCCTCCAGGCGGGGGACCCGGCACGGCTCCGCCCCCCTCCGCGGCCACGGCCCCTGCCGGTGCCGACAAGTCAGCAGCTGGTTGTGGCCCCTTCTACCTAATGCGGGAACTGCCAG GTAGCACCGAGCTGACAGGCAGCACCAACCTGATCACACACTACAACCTGGAACATGCTTATAATAAATTCTGTGGGAAGAAGGTGAAGGAGAAGCTAAGTaacttcctgcctgacctgcCGGGGATGATTGACCTGCCAGGTTCCCATGATAACAGCAGCCTCCGCTCCCTCATTGAAAAGCCCCCTATTCTTGGTGGCTCTTTCAATCCGATCACAGGGACTATGCTGGCTGGCTTCCGCCTCCACACCGGCCCG TTGCCGGAGCAGTGTCGTCTGATGCACATTCAGCCTCCCAAGAAGAAGAACAAGCACAAGCACAAACAGAGCCGGACCCAGGACCCTGTGCCCCCAG AAACGCCATCTGATTCAGatcacaagaagaagaaaaagaaaaaagaggaagatccTGAacggaaaaggaagaagaaagagaagaagaaaaagaag AACCGACACAGTCCAGACCACCCAGGTATGGGCAGTTCTcaggccagcagcagcagcagcctccgCTAA